Proteins encoded within one genomic window of Camelina sativa cultivar DH55 chromosome 19, Cs, whole genome shotgun sequence:
- the LOC104767984 gene encoding uncharacterized protein LOC104767984 has product MVYLHLLKQTNTGTVWDVVSRRVGASKNKFKYLFFALGACIHAAKFMRKVLIIDATTIKAKFRGCLLTAIFQDGNFQIMPLGFAVVDSENEQAWTWFFKKLMSIVPDADDLAACAYTVGEFRQKFDEIERRSPLCANYLRGIGISHWSRVYFQGKRYNIMSSNIAESLNAAMAKALEFPIVSMVETIRMMLMRWFYCRRSKANKHLGPVTPEVEELLLKHLSDSAGLSVSPASADIYQVSNSHGILFTVDLDRKTCTCKVFETLGIPCSHALAAARVNGIPIPRLVEENYKSDLWRNTYSVVVMLVPDVADHDIPEDMLNPNGVPPETNAGPGRPRKRRIPSNGEERAIKRRKIGPSRCRRCYGTGHNRATCRNPIP; this is encoded by the exons ATGGTTTATTTGCACCttctcaaacaaacaaatactgGTACGGTTTGGGATGTTGTGAGTAGGAGAGTAGGTGCGTCgaaaaacaagtttaagtaCTTGTTCTTTGCTCTTGGCGCCTGCATTCACGCAGCAAAGTTTATGAGGAAAGTTTTGATTATCGATGCAACGACTATAAAAGCAAAGTTTCGTGGATGTTTGCTAACCGCTATCTTTCAAGATGGAAATTTCCAGATAATGCCTTTGGGTTTTGCAGTCGTTGACTCTGAGAACGAACAAGCATGGACATGGTTTTTCAAAAAACTTATGTCCATAGTTCCAGACGCAGATGACTTG GCGGCGTGTGCTTACACAGTTGGCGAGTTCAGGCAAAAGTTTGATGAAATCGAGAGGAGAAGTCCTTTGTGTGCGAACTATCTAAGAGGAATAGGGATCTCACACTGGTCACGAGTGTATTTCCAGGGTAAACGATACAACATTATGAGCAGCAACATTGCCGAGAGTCTTAACGCTGCAATGGCTAAAGCTTTGGAGTTCCCTATTGTTTCAATGGTAGAAACAATACGAATGATGTTAATGAGATGGTTCTACTGTAGACGTTCAAAAGCTAACAAGCATCTCGGTCCTGTCACACCTGAGGTTGAGGAATTACTTCTCAAACATCTATCTGATTCAGCTGGCTTAAGTGTGTCACCAGCCAGCGCAGACATATACCAAGTTAGTAACAGCCATGGTATCTTGTTTACTGTTGATCTAGACAGGAAGACCTGCACCTGCAAAGTCTTTGAAACACTTGGAATTCCGTGTTCCCACGCATTGGCGGCTGCAAGGGTTAATGGGATTCCAATACCACGTCTAGTTGAAGAGAACTACAAGTCTGATTTATGGAGAAACACTTATAGTGTTGTCGTCATGTTGGTTCCTGATGTTGCTGACCACGACATTCCAGAGGACATGCTCAATCCAAATGGAGTTCCCCCGGAAACAAATGCAGGGCCAGGACGCCCAAGGAAGAGGAGGATCCCTTCAAATGGCGAGGAACGG GCAATAAAGAGAAGGAAGATCGGACCAAGCAGGTGCAGGAGGTGTTATGGGACAGGCCATAACAGGGCTACTTGTAGGAACCCTATACCATAG